One segment of Ignavibacteriales bacterium DNA contains the following:
- a CDS encoding T9SS type A sorting domain-containing protein: MRGGDPELNDPTNQSDVYNYLNGLTRIGNIIDPCYFTIGSVNGGVNCAEVNPYLWFSGDPVANIGWINTSEGDLRNIISSGRFTLEVNRPIDIWVGYIVGQGTSALNSVTVTRNYVQNAQAYFNNNFTNGTVSDVDDFSIVTGYNLYQNFPNPFNPSTKIIWQSPVAGHQTLKVFDVLGNEVATLVDEVKPAGIYEVNFDASALSSGVYFYRLTAGSFIQTKKMILSK; encoded by the coding sequence ATGCGCGGCGGAGATCCGGAATTAAATGATCCAACAAATCAAAGTGACGTCTATAATTATTTAAATGGTTTAACACGCATAGGCAATATTATTGACCCTTGCTATTTTACAATTGGTTCTGTGAACGGTGGAGTTAATTGTGCAGAAGTAAATCCTTACTTGTGGTTCTCAGGTGATCCAGTTGCGAATATTGGATGGATTAATACTTCTGAAGGTGATTTAAGAAATATAATCAGTTCAGGAAGATTTACACTCGAAGTAAATAGGCCAATTGATATTTGGGTTGGATATATCGTTGGACAAGGAACCAGTGCATTAAATTCGGTAACAGTAACTAGGAATTATGTTCAGAATGCTCAAGCTTATTTTAACAATAATTTTACCAATGGAACTGTAAGTGATGTTGATGATTTTTCAATTGTTACTGGGTATAACTTATACCAAAACTTCCCCAACCCATTTAATCCAAGCACAAAAATTATTTGGCAGTCTCCAGTTGCCGGTCATCAAACATTAAAAGTGTTTGATGTACTTGGTAATGAAGTCGCAACATTAGTTGATGAAGTTAAACCTGCAGGAATTTACGAAGTGAATTTTGATGCTTCTGCCCTTTCGAGCGGAGTTTATTTTTACAGATTAACTGCTGGTTCGTTTATTCAAACTAAGAAAATGATTTTAAGTAAATAA
- a CDS encoding T9SS type A sorting domain-containing protein, with product MFVNSGPFALELDKPIEIIVCYLVGRGSSALNSVSVMKDITEEAIQIYNSNFTDIPTSIKNQPIVISEFKLDQNYPNPFNPSTKISWQSPVSSHQSLKIYDVLGNEVATLVNEYKSAGSYEIVFNASKLSSGIYFYRFTAGSFVQTKKMILIK from the coding sequence ATGTTCGTAAATTCTGGTCCATTTGCATTGGAATTGGATAAACCAATTGAGATAATTGTTTGTTATTTAGTTGGCAGAGGTTCAAGTGCATTAAATTCTGTTTCAGTTATGAAAGATATAACTGAAGAAGCAATCCAAATTTATAATTCTAACTTTACTGATATTCCTACAAGTATTAAAAACCAGCCTATAGTAATTTCTGAATTTAAATTAGACCAAAACTACCCCAACCCATTTAACCCAAGCACAAAAATTAGTTGGCAGTCTCCAGTCAGCAGTCATCAATCCCTAAAAATTTATGATGTTCTTGGAAATGAAGTTGCTACTTTAGTTAATGAATACAAATCTGCAGGAAGTTATGAAATAGTATTTAATGCTTCTAAACTTTCAAGTGGAATATATTTTTATAGATTTACTGCTGGTTCTTTTGTTCAAACTAAGAAAATGATTTTAATTAAATAA
- a CDS encoding T9SS type A sorting domain-containing protein, which produces MTADRKGNIWYATGYPEEGIVQFDGSDFIFHPAPDSTLFFPTALAIDISDNLWVCWENGLAEYSNNNWSVYKDSINYDFSDMVIDKQNNIWLSTFGDGVVLFNKNGIILSVDESKIDEIVNYFSLSQNYPNPFNPSTKISWQSPVGSQQKLKIYDVLGNEVATLVNEYKSAGSYEVDFNASSLSSGIYFYRLTVGSFVQTKKMILMK; this is translated from the coding sequence ATGACAGCTGATAGAAAAGGTAATATCTGGTATGCAACAGGGTATCCAGAGGAAGGTATCGTTCAATTTGATGGTAGTGATTTCATTTTTCATCCCGCCCCAGATTCGACTTTATTTTTTCCAACAGCATTAGCAATTGATATTTCAGATAATCTGTGGGTCTGCTGGGAAAATGGTTTAGCAGAATATAGCAATAATAACTGGTCCGTATATAAAGACAGCATAAACTACGATTTTTCTGATATGGTGATTGATAAACAAAATAATATCTGGTTAAGTACTTTTGGTGATGGAGTAGTTTTGTTTAATAAAAATGGAATTATTTTATCAGTCGATGAAAGTAAAATAGATGAAATTGTAAATTATTTTTCATTATCCCAAAACTATCCAAACCCATTTAATCCAAGTACGAAGATAAGTTGGCAGTCTCCAGTCGGCAGTCAACAAAAATTAAAAATTTACGATGTTCTTGGGAATGAAGTTGCTACTTTAGTTAATGAATACAAATCTGCTGGAAGTTATGAAGTTGATTTCAATGCCTCTTCCCTTTCAAGTGGAATTTATTTTTACAGATTAACTGTCGGTTCTTTCGTTCAAACTAAAAAAATGATTTTAATGAAATAA